From a region of the Synechococcus sp. PCC 7502 genome:
- the cax gene encoding calcium/proton exchanger, producing MSIKKIISFGFLVFLPISVMAEYLHWGAIAIFATCCLAIIPLASWLSTATEEIAVVLGPTLGGLMNATFGNITELIIGLVALNAGLVEVVKASITGSILGNLLLVLGLAMFLGGLRFKEQEFQPMLARTNASVMNLAVISLLIPTAVNFTSARIPESEMQQLSIAISLVLILVYGATLLFSMKTHSYLYDVGVTEIEGEGGNPEKVNLWLWIAVLLVCTVLVAIESEFLVSSLEEATASLGLTALFTGVIVLPIVGNAAEHTTAVTVALKNKMDLSVSVSVGSSMQIALFVAPALVLGGYFMGQPMDLNFNPFELVAVAVSVLIVNSISSDGRSNWLEGLLLLATYVILGIAFYVHPIT from the coding sequence ATGTCCATTAAAAAAATTATCTCCTTTGGATTTTTAGTGTTCTTACCAATTTCGGTTATGGCTGAATACCTGCATTGGGGGGCAATCGCTATTTTTGCAACCTGTTGTCTAGCGATCATTCCTTTAGCTAGTTGGTTAAGTACAGCCACCGAGGAAATTGCCGTGGTTTTAGGACCAACTCTAGGTGGGCTCATGAATGCGACCTTTGGTAATATCACGGAGTTAATAATTGGTTTAGTGGCATTAAATGCAGGCTTAGTAGAGGTAGTAAAAGCCAGTATTACGGGGTCAATTTTAGGTAACTTGTTGCTAGTTTTGGGATTAGCAATGTTTTTGGGCGGACTACGCTTTAAGGAACAGGAATTTCAGCCCATGCTTGCCCGTACTAATGCGTCGGTAATGAATTTAGCGGTTATTTCCCTGTTGATTCCAACGGCAGTTAATTTCACCTCGGCACGGATTCCTGAAAGTGAGATGCAGCAGCTATCGATCGCCATATCACTGGTCTTAATTTTAGTTTATGGGGCAACTTTGTTATTTTCCATGAAAACCCATTCCTATCTTTACGATGTCGGTGTCACTGAAATTGAAGGTGAAGGTGGGAATCCCGAAAAGGTTAATTTGTGGCTGTGGATCGCTGTTCTTTTGGTTTGCACAGTTCTAGTAGCGATCGAGTCGGAATTTCTTGTTTCCAGCCTAGAAGAAGCAACCGCTAGTTTAGGATTAACCGCTTTATTTACGGGGGTAATTGTCCTACCAATTGTGGGTAATGCGGCGGAACATACCACTGCCGTAACCGTTGCCTTGAAAAATAAGATGGATTTATCTGTATCTGTGTCTGTCGGTTCCAGTATGCAGATTGCTTTATTTGTAGCACCCGCTTTGGTTTTAGGTGGCTATTTTATGGGACAGCCCATGGACTTAAACTTCAACCCTTTTGAATTAGTGGCCGTAGCAGTATCGGTTTTAATTGTTAACTCCATTAGTTCCGATGGTCGATCTAATTGGCTAGAAGGTCTTTTATTGTTAGCAACCTATGTAATTTTAGGCATAGCTTTTTATGTTCATCCCATTACCTAG
- a CDS encoding DegT/DnrJ/EryC1/StrS aminotransferase family protein → MSKIPILDLKPQYNSIKVEIQAAINRVLESGQFILGEDVRLLEQEIATYLGVKHAIAVNSGTDALIIGLRTLGIGHGDEVITTPFSFFATAESISNVGATPVFVDVDINSFNINPRLIKAKITDRTKAIMPVHLFGYPAAMTQILEIAKEYNLKVIEDCAQSFGARYYGDCGICKDECDPSIRNSIQNKFTGAIADLGAFSFFPTKNLGAYGDGGVITTNCDRTAELSQMLRVHGSQKRYHNEMFGYNSRLDSIQAAILRVKLPHLDQWNQERRRVAETYNQLLADVPNIITPAIPAGHVFHQYTIRVTGGKRDQVAQNLLEMGIGNMIYYPIPQDLLPVYKGKYPTNPVSELLAAEVLSLPIWAELDATAIARVAEGIKKALK, encoded by the coding sequence ATGTCCAAAATCCCCATCCTCGATCTCAAACCTCAATACAACAGCATTAAAGTTGAAATTCAAGCCGCCATTAATCGAGTCCTTGAATCGGGACAGTTTATTCTCGGTGAAGATGTAAGGCTACTAGAGCAAGAGATTGCTACCTATTTGGGAGTTAAACATGCGATCGCTGTTAATTCAGGTACGGATGCTTTAATCATTGGCTTAAGAACTTTGGGCATTGGTCACGGGGATGAAGTAATTACTACTCCTTTTAGTTTTTTTGCCACAGCGGAATCCATTAGTAATGTGGGCGCAACTCCCGTATTTGTGGATGTGGATATTAACAGTTTTAATATTAATCCTCGCCTGATTAAAGCCAAAATTACTGATCGTACTAAGGCAATTATGCCCGTCCATCTTTTCGGTTATCCCGCCGCCATGACCCAAATTCTGGAAATTGCTAAGGAATATAACTTAAAGGTAATTGAAGATTGCGCGCAGTCCTTTGGAGCTAGATACTACGGTGATTGTGGGATTTGCAAAGATGAATGCGATCCATCAATTCGCAACTCGATTCAAAATAAATTTACAGGGGCGATCGCTGACTTAGGAGCATTTTCATTTTTTCCGACCAAAAATCTGGGTGCCTATGGTGATGGGGGCGTTATTACTACTAATTGCGATCGCACTGCTGAACTAAGTCAAATGCTAAGAGTACATGGTTCCCAAAAGCGTTATCACAATGAAATGTTTGGTTACAACTCCCGCCTGGATAGCATTCAAGCAGCAATTCTCCGCGTAAAGCTACCTCACCTTGATCAGTGGAATCAAGAAAGGCGACGGGTGGCAGAAACCTATAATCAACTTTTAGCCGATGTGCCGAATATAATTACCCCAGCCATTCCTGCGGGACATGTTTTTCATCAATATACGATTCGGGTTACTGGTGGCAAACGGGATCAAGTGGCTCAAAACCTTTTGGAAATGGGCATTGGTAATATGATTTACTATCCAATTCCCCAAGATTTACTGCCCGTATATAAAGGAAAGTATCCGACTAATCCCGTCAGTGAATTGTTGGCGGCAGAGGTGTTAAGTTTGCCAATTTGGGCAGAGTTGGATGCAACTGCGATCGCTCGAGTAGCAGAAGGCATAAAAAAAGCTCTTAAATAA
- a CDS encoding PIN/TRAM domain-containing protein has protein sequence MIDAVIIISFILAGAGTGFHGVDLLPIQTLAEINSQGLRWVMLGVGSFLGLILGLLAQSTYRRLEAQVRSMPVEALLSRAVGLVVGLLLANLILAPLFLLPFPDDFSFFKPLTAIMVSIIFAYTGMTLSDTHGRALLRLISPNNIESSLLAEGTLKPAASKVLDTSCVIDGRIETLMHTGFLEGQLLVPQFVIQELQTIADSSNDQKRVRGRRGLDILNSLRNEYGDRIKIHPADYEDIATVDAKLVRLAQEINGTLVTNDYNLNKVASFHQVEVLNINDLAQALRPTYLPGDFLNLKVLKEGKEQTQGVGYLEDGTMVVIEDGRTFVGKQLRVVVTSALQTSAGRMIFAKTEATANV, from the coding sequence ATGATTGATGCCGTCATTATTATTTCATTTATTCTTGCAGGCGCAGGCACTGGGTTTCACGGAGTTGACCTTCTGCCAATTCAAACCCTAGCCGAGATTAACTCCCAAGGGTTGCGCTGGGTAATGTTAGGAGTTGGTTCCTTTTTAGGGTTAATCCTAGGTTTGTTAGCCCAAAGTACCTATCGCCGCCTGGAAGCGCAGGTGCGTTCGATGCCCGTTGAGGCTTTGTTAAGTAGGGCTGTGGGTTTAGTTGTGGGCTTATTATTGGCTAATCTGATACTGGCACCGCTATTTTTGCTACCCTTTCCCGACGACTTCTCTTTCTTTAAGCCTTTGACCGCAATTATGGTCAGCATTATTTTTGCCTATACGGGCATGACGCTCTCAGATACCCACGGCAGAGCTTTATTGCGTTTAATAAGTCCCAATAATATCGAAAGTTCGCTATTGGCAGAGGGAACTCTTAAGCCTGCTGCTAGTAAGGTTTTGGATACCAGTTGTGTAATTGATGGCAGAATTGAAACCCTCATGCACACAGGTTTTTTAGAAGGACAATTGCTGGTACCACAGTTTGTAATTCAAGAACTTCAAACCATCGCCGATAGTTCCAACGATCAAAAACGGGTAAGAGGTCGCCGAGGTTTAGATATTTTAAATAGTCTGAGAAATGAGTATGGCGATCGCATTAAAATTCATCCTGCTGACTATGAAGATATTGCCACTGTAGATGCCAAGCTTGTCCGTCTAGCACAGGAAATTAATGGCACCTTAGTAACCAATGACTACAACCTCAATAAAGTTGCGAGTTTTCACCAAGTTGAGGTGCTGAATATTAACGATCTAGCTCAGGCTCTACGCCCTACCTATTTACCTGGTGACTTTTTGAATTTAAAAGTTCTCAAGGAAGGTAAAGAGCAAACCCAAGGTGTAGGGTACCTAGAGGATGGCACTATGGTTGTAATTGAGGACGGACGGACCTTTGTGGGCAAGCAGTTGCGGGTAGTAGTCACGAGTGCTTTACAAACCTCGGCGGGCAGAATGATCTTTGCCAAAACTGAGGCAACGGCAAACGTTTAA
- a CDS encoding endonuclease gives MPIKIFFLPSRAIASLNQMPEESGVYYMTALWRLFYVGKAVNLRRRLTARHQRYKQIKILTPFARVHYKVLPKHQISAYEREEIKSLKPCWNYTRVPKFWGLLSQFIWFWLRFCLFTALVVIAIAYLIYLYLR, from the coding sequence ATGCCAATCAAGATTTTTTTCTTGCCTTCGAGGGCGATCGCTAGCCTAAACCAAATGCCTGAAGAATCTGGGGTGTATTATATGACAGCCCTCTGGCGATTATTTTATGTGGGTAAGGCAGTAAACTTACGCCGACGTTTAACGGCAAGACATCAAAGATACAAACAAATTAAAATCTTGACACCCTTTGCTAGAGTCCATTACAAAGTTCTGCCTAAGCACCAAATTTCTGCCTATGAACGGGAAGAGATAAAATCCCTGAAGCCTTGCTGGAACTACACTAGGGTACCTAAATTTTGGGGATTATTGTCACAATTTATCTGGTTTTGGTTGAGATTTTGCCTATTTACAGCTTTAGTAGTGATAGCGATCGCTTATTTGATCTATTTATATCTGCGCTGA
- a CDS encoding YnfA family protein produces the protein MKLLIKSLVFFVLAGLLEISGGYLVWLWLRAGKSVWWAGLGLVLLGLYAIAPTLQDANFGRVYAAYGGVFIILSILWGWLVDRVLPDRFDLLGAGISLLGVVVIMYAPRG, from the coding sequence GTGAAACTTTTGATTAAATCTCTAGTGTTTTTTGTCCTAGCGGGATTACTAGAAATTAGCGGCGGCTATTTAGTTTGGCTGTGGTTACGAGCAGGTAAGAGCGTCTGGTGGGCTGGACTAGGCTTAGTCTTATTAGGGTTATATGCGATCGCTCCCACTCTACAGGATGCTAATTTTGGGCGGGTATATGCTGCCTATGGCGGAGTTTTTATTATTTTATCGATTTTGTGGGGATGGCTAGTTGATCGAGTACTACCCGATCGCTTTGATTTGTTAGGTGCTGGAATTTCCCTGCTGGGGGTGGTGGTAATTATGTATGCTCCCAGAGGTTAG
- a CDS encoding DNA adenine methylase, giving the protein MNETCLPKKATSRRKSNNLILRPFLKWAGGKRQLLPVLRQYIPKNFSSSTYFEPFVGAGALLFDLQPKKAVINDANKELINCYQTIKDNPDELLELTREYQKNISKDRYYELRELDRKPDFEKLSNVQRAARIIYLNKTCFNGLFRVNSQGQFNVPYGDNKNPIVADDAVIKAISKYLNNNNIIITDKDFKEAVSTTKKGDFIYFDPPYDPLSDSSSFTGYDLSGFGKDEQRRLKEVCDELVDKGCKVLLSNSSTDFIKELYSDKNYYTCQEVKANRHINSVGTSRGKINEILVFSNYDVRKT; this is encoded by the coding sequence ATGAATGAAACTTGTCTGCCCAAAAAAGCAACATCTCGGCGTAAATCAAACAACCTTATTTTGCGTCCTTTCCTTAAATGGGCTGGTGGCAAGAGGCAATTATTGCCCGTCTTAAGACAATACATTCCTAAAAACTTTAGTTCTAGCACCTATTTTGAACCCTTTGTGGGGGCTGGAGCTCTTCTGTTTGATTTGCAACCCAAAAAAGCAGTTATTAATGATGCAAATAAAGAGCTAATTAACTGCTATCAAACAATCAAAGACAATCCAGACGAGCTGCTAGAGCTTACTAGAGAGTATCAAAAAAATATATCTAAAGATCGTTACTACGAGTTACGGGAATTAGACCGTAAGCCAGACTTTGAAAAACTTAGTAATGTCCAAAGAGCAGCACGAATTATTTACCTAAATAAAACATGCTTTAATGGACTTTTTCGAGTCAATAGTCAGGGTCAATTCAATGTTCCTTATGGAGACAATAAAAACCCTATAGTTGCGGATGATGCTGTTATTAAAGCAATAAGTAAGTATTTGAATAATAACAATATTATAATTACAGACAAGGATTTTAAAGAAGCAGTCTCTACCACAAAAAAAGGTGATTTTATATACTTTGATCCACCCTATGATCCTCTATCAGATTCATCATCTTTTACTGGCTATGATCTAAGTGGTTTTGGTAAAGATGAGCAACGTCGTCTCAAAGAAGTTTGTGATGAATTAGTCGATAAAGGATGTAAAGTCCTACTTAGCAACTCTTCAACAGATTTTATTAAAGAGCTTTACAGTGATAAAAATTACTATACATGTCAAGAAGTTAAAGCAAATCGACATATTAATTCTGTTGGAACCAGTCGAGGTAAGATAAATGAAATATTAGTTTTTAGTAATTACGATGTCAGAAAAACCTAA
- a CDS encoding cation diffusion facilitator family transporter: MTHSHSHHNHSHAPKNFNRAFVVSIALNTGFVIVECSYGILANSLALIADAGHNLSDVLGLLIAWGASLLVHRLPTPRRTFGFKRSTILAALLNACFLMIVSIGVAWEAIQRLSAPAEVNGETVIIVALAGTVINTISAAMFFIGGKGDLNIRGAFLHLAADAAVSLAVVLSGIAILVTKWNWIDPAMSLVVVVVIIAGTWQLLQESTNLIIDAVPQAIDPVVVRSFFEQLENVSEVHDLHIWAMSTTEICLTVHLVMPQGHPGDQFLQDVCHELHHRFDIEHPTIQVELGDSDHACYLAPDTVV, translated from the coding sequence ATGACTCACTCCCATAGTCATCACAATCATAGTCATGCTCCCAAAAACTTTAATCGGGCTTTTGTTGTCAGTATTGCTCTAAATACTGGATTTGTCATAGTTGAGTGCAGCTATGGCATCTTAGCTAATTCTCTGGCACTAATCGCCGATGCTGGGCATAATTTGAGCGATGTTTTAGGGCTACTGATAGCCTGGGGAGCAAGTTTATTGGTGCATAGACTACCCACCCCTCGACGTACTTTTGGTTTCAAGCGATCGACAATTTTAGCAGCACTTCTAAATGCTTGTTTTTTAATGATTGTGTCAATTGGGGTAGCATGGGAGGCAATTCAACGGCTGAGCGCACCTGCGGAGGTTAATGGAGAAACCGTAATAATTGTGGCATTGGCTGGAACCGTAATTAATACAATTAGTGCCGCCATGTTTTTTATTGGAGGTAAGGGCGATCTAAATATTCGGGGCGCATTTCTGCATCTAGCGGCGGATGCGGCTGTCTCACTGGCAGTGGTTTTATCGGGAATTGCCATTCTGGTCACAAAATGGAACTGGATCGATCCTGCCATGAGTTTAGTTGTGGTTGTGGTGATTATTGCTGGAACATGGCAGTTATTACAAGAATCCACTAATTTGATCATTGATGCTGTGCCCCAGGCAATCGATCCCGTTGTTGTTCGTAGTTTTTTTGAGCAATTGGAAAATGTATCTGAGGTGCATGACCTCCATATTTGGGCGATGAGTACTACGGAGATTTGCCTGACCGTACATTTAGTTATGCCCCAAGGACATCCGGGAGATCAGTTTTTACAGGATGTATGCCATGAATTACATCACCGTTTTGATATTGAACATCCCACCATTCAGGTTGAGCTTGGGGACTCGGATCATGCCTGTTACTTAGCCCCTGATACTGTTGTTTAA
- a CDS encoding SLC13 family permease has translation MDNWQVITALIIFGGVIFLVITEWIHMTIAALLGALLLVIFNIMSLPQAITYIGKSHGTLSLFFGVMVMVRAFEPTKVFEYLAAQIVIFAKGKGSRLLLGIVGAVTPICAFLPNATTVMLIAPLIPPMAKIVGVDFVPLLILLVFVANSAGLLTIVGDPATYIVGSAINLSFSDYLVRLSLGGAIAIGVLVIMLPFLFRKIWLKKLENIEEIVLPQINHPRILLIGVAIAIFVLVFFVIGETLPVPISPATVALLGAVLALLLAHHSKIDSVNHILRDVDWSTLIFFMSIFVLIGGLQKTGVIDSISSVLAVILGKNIALGSIVLIFFVGIISSVVPNIPLVVAMVPLLKEYVVKVGLTGSEVLAPEYAGQFPDAVLPLFYAMMFGATLGGNGTLVGASSNIVAAGIADLHGRRIKFKTFLRYGIPVMIVQLVASAIYVGLRFLV, from the coding sequence ATGGATAACTGGCAAGTAATTACAGCCTTAATAATTTTTGGAGGCGTGATCTTTCTGGTAATTACAGAATGGATACACATGACGATCGCCGCCCTCTTAGGTGCGTTGCTCTTAGTTATATTTAATATTATGTCGCTGCCCCAAGCAATTACTTACATTGGCAAAAGTCACGGCACATTAAGCCTATTTTTTGGGGTGATGGTGATGGTGAGGGCATTTGAACCTACTAAAGTATTTGAATATCTGGCAGCCCAAATCGTGATTTTTGCCAAGGGCAAAGGTAGTCGGTTGTTATTAGGAATTGTAGGAGCGGTTACGCCAATTTGTGCATTTCTCCCCAATGCTACGACGGTAATGCTGATAGCACCACTAATTCCTCCGATGGCGAAAATTGTTGGTGTTGACTTTGTGCCGTTGCTGATTCTGCTTGTATTTGTGGCAAATAGTGCGGGATTACTAACAATCGTGGGCGACCCCGCTACTTATATTGTCGGCAGTGCTATTAATCTAAGTTTTAGTGATTATTTAGTGCGATTAAGTCTAGGAGGAGCGATCGCTATTGGGGTGCTAGTCATTATGCTCCCTTTTTTATTTCGGAAAATTTGGTTAAAAAAGTTAGAAAATATTGAAGAAATAGTCTTGCCCCAGATTAATCATCCACGAATATTACTGATTGGGGTAGCGATCGCTATTTTTGTTTTAGTATTTTTCGTCATTGGTGAAACTCTTCCCGTTCCTATTTCTCCAGCTACCGTAGCACTTTTGGGCGCAGTTTTAGCTTTGTTACTAGCTCACCATAGCAAAATTGATTCCGTTAATCATATTCTCCGAGATGTAGATTGGAGTACCTTAATATTCTTCATGTCAATATTTGTCTTGATTGGGGGATTGCAAAAAACAGGAGTAATTGACAGTATCTCGAGTGTATTAGCCGTAATTCTGGGAAAAAATATTGCTTTAGGTTCTATCGTCTTAATATTCTTTGTCGGCATTATATCCAGTGTTGTTCCTAATATTCCCCTAGTAGTGGCAATGGTACCCCTATTAAAAGAGTATGTGGTCAAGGTTGGGTTAACAGGCTCAGAAGTGCTTGCTCCCGAATATGCTGGACAATTTCCCGATGCGGTTTTGCCTTTATTTTATGCCATGATGTTTGGAGCAACCCTTGGGGGAAATGGCACCTTAGTTGGAGCTTCATCAAATATTGTGGCGGCAGGAATAGCTGACCTGCATGGGCGTAGAATAAAATTTAAGACGTTTCTCCGCTATGGTATTCCAGTAATGATCGTGCAGTTAGTCGCTAGTGCTATTTATGTGGGACTAAGGTTTTTAGTCTGA
- a CDS encoding type III pantothenate kinase, with protein sequence MPDLVIAIGNTRIRAAVFEQGILVVDYAYAHNQTDLLKAVLEEYLGARTLNNIAIATVVPELITPWHHLPQTQMITKEMIPLSGIYPTMGLDRVLTALGAWLKYKSPVLVIDCGTAISLTGINGDRRIIGGAILAGLRMQLQSLNRATAALPLIDLPADLSQNLIKNFPSRWATDTPSAIYSGLIYTVAAGLEDFIEDWRSLYANTQIIFTGGDSELIIQFLNSKSSSKLDNSYLSQVQLDKNLIFKGIAAIF encoded by the coding sequence ATGCCTGATTTAGTGATCGCAATTGGTAATACTCGGATTCGGGCAGCAGTTTTTGAGCAAGGAATTTTAGTTGTTGATTATGCCTATGCCCACAATCAAACTGATCTTTTGAAGGCAGTTTTAGAAGAATACTTAGGAGCAAGAACACTTAACAACATTGCGATCGCCACTGTAGTCCCAGAATTAATCACCCCTTGGCATCATTTACCCCAAACTCAAATGATTACAAAGGAGATGATCCCGCTAAGTGGCATTTATCCGACTATGGGTTTAGATCGGGTTCTCACAGCCTTGGGAGCTTGGCTTAAGTATAAGTCTCCAGTTTTAGTTATAGATTGCGGTACGGCGATTTCGCTTACGGGAATTAATGGCGATCGCAGGATTATCGGTGGAGCAATATTAGCGGGACTAAGAATGCAATTACAAAGCTTAAATAGGGCAACTGCGGCTTTACCTTTAATAGATTTACCAGCAGATTTATCCCAAAATTTAATTAAGAATTTTCCATCTCGATGGGCAACGGATACACCTTCAGCAATTTATAGTGGTTTGATTTATACAGTAGCAGCAGGTTTAGAGGATTTTATCGAAGACTGGCGATCGCTTTATGCTAATACTCAGATCATCTTTACAGGGGGAGATAGTGAGTTAATTATTCAGTTCCTGAACAGTAAGTCAAGTAGCAAGTTAGACAATAGTTATTTATCTCAAGTCCAATTAGACAAAAATCTAATCTTTAAAGGTATTGCTGCTATTTTTTAG
- the rimM gene encoding ribosome maturation factor RimM (Essential for efficient processing of 16S rRNA), whose translation MTEWIVIGKIVSTQGLKGEVRVLSYSDFPERFEKAGKRWISKSETATPEPIELIHGRDVPGKISLYVVKLGGIDTCDAAEALRGNLLMVQDSDRPKLAKNEYHVTDLIGCKVIHQPTGKYLGIVIDVLPGGNDLLEVQNDNQEKVLIPFVEAIAPVVNIREKYIEITPPNGLVDHWLI comes from the coding sequence ATGACTGAATGGATCGTAATTGGCAAGATTGTCTCTACCCAAGGGCTGAAAGGTGAAGTTAGAGTGCTTTCCTATTCAGATTTTCCTGAACGTTTTGAAAAAGCAGGTAAACGATGGATTTCCAAGTCAGAAACCGCTACCCCAGAACCCATAGAGTTAATCCACGGTCGAGATGTGCCGGGCAAGATTAGTCTCTATGTAGTCAAATTAGGCGGAATCGATACCTGCGATGCAGCGGAAGCACTGCGGGGAAATTTACTCATGGTACAAGACAGTGATCGCCCAAAATTAGCTAAAAATGAGTATCACGTCACGGATTTAATTGGCTGTAAAGTTATACATCAACCTACAGGTAAGTATTTAGGCATAGTAATTGATGTTTTACCCGGGGGTAATGATTTATTAGAAGTCCAGAACGATAACCAAGAAAAAGTTTTAATTCCCTTTGTCGAGGCGATCGCCCCTGTGGTTAATATCCGAGAAAAGTATATTGAAATTACTCCTCCCAATGGTTTAGTTGATCACTGGTTAATTTAA
- a CDS encoding class II aldolase/adducin family protein codes for MTADNLVDDSPKDGVIKYSLEAITASGLKQSSRFKVIDFKELEAWRSQLYDLKLIGQYPDGVGYGNLSMRAEGEGFYITATQTGALPNLEISDYPQVLSYNLSSHSLVIQGSKFPSSEAPTHSAIYALHSEIKAIFHIHSAPLWQKLLEIGYLATSDDIEYGTPEMAIEIGRIYAPIEDIFSHNLFVMAGHEDGIFAFGRNCEQAGSAILRIYNKFLLD; via the coding sequence ATGACCGCCGATAATCTGGTTGATGATTCTCCTAAAGATGGCGTAATTAAGTACAGCTTAGAAGCCATTACTGCTTCAGGGTTAAAACAATCTTCAAGATTTAAAGTTATAGATTTTAAAGAGCTAGAAGCTTGGCGATCGCAACTTTATGACCTAAAACTAATTGGGCAATATCCAGATGGGGTAGGTTACGGCAATCTGAGTATGCGCGCTGAGGGGGAAGGTTTTTATATTACAGCCACCCAAACTGGGGCTTTACCCAATCTTGAAATTTCTGACTATCCTCAAGTTTTAAGCTATAACCTTAGTAGTCATAGTCTAGTAATTCAAGGCTCTAAATTTCCCAGCAGCGAGGCTCCAACCCACAGTGCCATTTATGCCCTCCATTCTGAAATTAAGGCAATCTTTCACATTCACTCTGCTCCACTTTGGCAAAAGCTTTTAGAAATTGGCTATCTTGCCACCAGTGATGATATTGAGTATGGAACCCCAGAGATGGCAATTGAAATTGGTCGTATCTATGCTCCGATTGAGGATATTTTTAGCCATAATTTATTTGTGATGGCAGGGCATGAGGATGGGATTTTTGCCTTTGGGCGTAATTGTGAACAGGCTGGATCGGCAATTTTAAGGATATATAATAAGTTTCTCTTAGACTAA
- a CDS encoding YdcF family protein, which produces MKHPKAKLVISGLLLALVGVMLAGSMRKVNKAILILGGSPKREVYGAKYAVAHPDMPIWVSGGSPKEYSDEIFAKAGIKSDRYTLDYRAVDTVTNFTTLVDEFKARQITDVYVITDTFHMPRAQIIGSVVLGSRGIKMHPVPIPPQMAYYPEHKYREKEITSKSVRDGARSVLWLFTGVTLNDRR; this is translated from the coding sequence ATGAAACATCCTAAAGCTAAATTAGTAATTTCAGGGTTACTGCTAGCTTTAGTGGGCGTGATGCTGGCGGGAAGTATGCGTAAAGTTAATAAAGCGATCTTAATTTTGGGTGGCTCTCCCAAGCGGGAAGTGTATGGAGCTAAATACGCAGTTGCACATCCTGATATGCCAATCTGGGTATCTGGGGGTAGCCCCAAGGAATACAGCGATGAAATTTTTGCTAAGGCGGGAATTAAAAGCGATCGCTACACTTTGGATTATCGAGCCGTAGATACAGTAACTAATTTTACGACTCTTGTGGATGAATTTAAAGCTCGGCAGATTACTGATGTCTATGTGATTACTGATACTTTTCATATGCCTAGAGCGCAAATAATCGGCAGTGTGGTTTTAGGCAGTCGAGGCATTAAAATGCACCCCGTCCCAATTCCGCCGCAGATGGCTTACTATCCTGAACATAAGTATAGAGAAAAAGAGATCACTAGCAAATCGGTAAGAGACGGCGCCCGATCGGTATTGTGGCTATTTACAGGGGTGACCTTGAATGACCGCCGATAA
- the lpxA gene encoding acyl-ACP--UDP-N-acetylglucosamine O-acyltransferase → MPVLPQLIHPTAVVHPDAQVHPTVKVGAYAVIGEKVKIGADSIISAHVVIDGCTEIGDRNQIFPGAAIGLEPQDLKYDGSTSRVIIGNDNRIREYVTINRATGAGESTVIGNSNLLMAYVHVAHNCVIGDHVVITNSVALAGHVVIESYARIGGIVGIHQFTHIGKLAMVGGMSRIDRDVPPYMLIEGNPSRVRVINRIGMQRAGFTPQTLKLMETAHRILYRQGLTLAEAISKLESLTDDPHVQHLRKFLQASLAGEHRRGPIPGRKS, encoded by the coding sequence ATGCCAGTTTTACCTCAGTTGATTCATCCTACTGCCGTAGTTCATCCCGATGCTCAGGTGCATCCCACTGTTAAAGTTGGTGCGTATGCCGTGATTGGGGAAAAAGTGAAAATTGGGGCAGATTCAATTATTAGTGCCCATGTGGTGATTGATGGTTGTACGGAAATTGGCGATCGCAATCAAATTTTTCCCGGCGCAGCGATCGGACTAGAACCCCAAGACCTAAAGTATGATGGCTCTACTAGTCGAGTCATTATTGGCAATGACAACCGCATTCGGGAATATGTGACCATTAACCGCGCCACTGGGGCGGGGGAGTCAACTGTGATAGGTAACTCCAATTTGCTGATGGCATACGTGCATGTGGCACATAATTGTGTAATTGGCGATCATGTGGTCATTACTAATTCTGTAGCTTTAGCAGGTCATGTGGTCATTGAATCCTATGCTCGGATTGGCGGCATCGTGGGTATTCATCAATTCACTCATATTGGTAAACTAGCGATGGTGGGGGGGATGAGCCGTATTGATCGAGATGTCCCTCCCTATATGCTGATTGAAGGTAATCCTAGCCGAGTGAGGGTAATTAATCGCATTGGTATGCAGAGGGCTGGATTTACACCCCAAACCCTCAAGTTAATGGAAACTGCCCATCGGATTTTGTATCGCCAAGGCTTAACGTTAGCAGAAGCAATCAGCAAGTTGGAAAGTTTAACTGACGATCCGCACGTGCAGCATTTACGCAAATTCCTACAGGCATCCCTAGCGGGAGAGCATCGGCGTGGACCAATTCCGGGGCGAAAGTCATGA